The Penaeus vannamei isolate JL-2024 chromosome 13, ASM4276789v1, whole genome shotgun sequence genome window below encodes:
- the LOC113822276 gene encoding cuticle protein AM1274-like: protein MKALFLSLLVVVAVAERPSLSYDAPAPHTSSPLQQIPIIRDERVHPAADGTYSFDVETGDGIVRHESGGPGGAQQGTVSFTFPDGQIFNLQFVADLNGYQPQSPFLPVAPAFPHPIPAHALEQIERGRLELEARAREEQRQSSSQGQASPSRNYGQPQ, encoded by the exons ATGAAGGCA CTGTTCCTGTCCTTgctggtggttgtggctgtggctgAGAGACCGTCCCTCTCCTACGACGCCCCTGCACCACACACATCCTCGCCCCTCCAGCAGATCCCCATCATCCGCGACGAGCGAGTCCATCCTGCCGCTGACGGCACCTACAGCTTTGACGTGGAGACTGGGGATGGCATCGTCAGGCACGAGTCTGGTGGTCCAGGTGGCGCCCAGCAAGGCACTGTGAG CTTCACCTTCCCAGATGGTCAAATCTTCAATCTTCAGTTCGTCGCCGATTTAAACGGTTACCAACCTCAGTCGCCCTTCCTGCCCGTCGCCCCTGCcttcccccacccaatccccgcccacgccctcgagcAGATCGAGCGTGGTCGGCTTGAACTCGAAGCTCGCGCCCGAGAGGAACAACGTCAGTCATCAAGCCAGGGTCAAGCCTCCCCTTCTCGCAACTACGGTCAGCCTCAGTAA